Proteins encoded by one window of Paenibacillus sp. DCT19:
- a CDS encoding YycC family protein → MKPLQVSADTAVKLAESLGVPLEHLMHMPQHILLQKIAELAKAEASKPTASEKASEGEQE, encoded by the coding sequence ATGAAACCTTTACAAGTATCGGCTGACACAGCCGTAAAATTAGCGGAATCCCTTGGTGTGCCACTGGAACACTTGATGCATATGCCCCAGCATATCCTGCTGCAGAAAATTGCCGAATTAGCCAAAGCTGAAGCGTCCAAGCCAACTGCATCCGAAAAAGCCTCGGAAGGCGAACAGGAATGA
- a CDS encoding globin, with translation MKPTLSIYENLGGEQGVRALVEAFYPIVMQNEQLAPLFPEDIQPVMDKQYMFLSQFFGGPALFSEAYGHPMMRARHMHFEVTVERAEAWLSCMNQALTQIGVEEPLHSFILQRLSGPAHHFVNTP, from the coding sequence ATGAAACCTACGCTAAGTATTTATGAAAATCTCGGCGGGGAACAAGGTGTACGCGCTTTGGTAGAAGCCTTTTACCCGATTGTTATGCAGAATGAGCAGTTAGCGCCATTGTTTCCTGAAGATATTCAGCCAGTGATGGATAAACAGTACATGTTTTTATCTCAATTTTTCGGGGGACCTGCCTTGTTCTCTGAGGCCTATGGTCATCCGATGATGCGCGCCCGCCACATGCATTTTGAAGTGACGGTTGAACGAGCTGAAGCATGGCTCTCATGTATGAATCAAGCGTTGACACAGATCGGTGTTGAAGAACCGTTGCATTCGTTTATCTTGCAGCGTTTATCGGGACCGGCACATCACTTTGTGAATACGCCTTAG
- a CDS encoding M3 family oligoendopeptidase has protein sequence MKTPLHPVWDLESIFSGGSSSESFAAYLVELEQDVRNLQQLLRETPVPSNLEETKTFDPILELLQSCYIRTSEGSAFVSCLSSQNQKDKKATQLQGAISSLAAMLNSSKSQFDNKLSETEDHVWEAWIARDDIEPLSFVLNESRTQAREKLSPELEGLALDLGVDGYHGWGKFYNTIVGKINIPFEQNGETVMLSAGQASNKLSDSDRTVREKVFAQWEEAWTDVEDFCADTLNHLAGFRLKLYEKRGWDDILKEPLAINRMSRQTLDTMWNVINGAKPALVRYLERKAKLLGVEKLSWSDVDAPVGKSGGKVTYDEAAINIVEQFAKFSPKLSKFAEMAFEKRWIEAEDRPGKRPGGFCTSLPLSKATRIFMTFSGTPSNVSTLAHELGHGYHQHIMEELPALNQRYAMNVAETASTFAELIVADALVQAATDEQEKLALLEDKIQRSVAFFMNIHARFLFENRFYEQRKKGLVSADELSKLMVDAQQEAFCGVLASDHPHFWASKLHFYLTGVPFYNFPYTFGYMFSAGIYARAQQEGTAFADKYDDLLRDTGRMTVEQLAHKHLGTDLTQPEFWQNAANLVVADIEQFLEMTENHQ, from the coding sequence ATGAAAACACCATTACATCCCGTATGGGATCTGGAGTCCATCTTTAGTGGAGGTTCTTCCTCCGAGTCATTTGCTGCATACCTCGTTGAGCTTGAGCAGGATGTTCGCAACCTTCAGCAACTACTGAGAGAAACACCAGTACCAAGCAATCTGGAAGAAACGAAAACATTTGATCCGATTTTGGAATTGTTGCAGAGCTGTTACATTCGGACTTCCGAAGGATCAGCTTTTGTATCATGTCTTTCTTCACAGAATCAGAAGGACAAGAAGGCTACACAGCTTCAAGGAGCGATTAGTTCCCTTGCAGCGATGCTGAACAGCAGTAAGTCCCAGTTTGATAACAAACTCAGTGAAACAGAAGACCACGTATGGGAAGCATGGATTGCTCGGGATGACATTGAGCCACTATCTTTTGTCCTGAACGAAAGTCGCACACAAGCTCGTGAGAAGCTGTCACCTGAACTCGAAGGTCTTGCCCTTGATTTAGGTGTGGATGGTTATCATGGCTGGGGCAAATTCTATAACACCATTGTAGGAAAGATTAACATTCCTTTTGAGCAAAATGGAGAAACGGTCATGCTGTCAGCAGGGCAGGCTTCCAACAAGCTTAGTGACAGTGATCGTACTGTACGCGAAAAGGTTTTTGCACAATGGGAAGAAGCTTGGACTGACGTCGAGGATTTTTGTGCGGATACGCTGAATCACCTTGCCGGCTTCCGTCTGAAGTTATATGAGAAGCGTGGCTGGGATGATATCCTCAAAGAACCTTTGGCCATTAACCGCATGTCGCGTCAGACACTCGATACGATGTGGAATGTTATTAACGGAGCCAAACCTGCATTGGTTCGGTATTTGGAGCGCAAAGCGAAGCTTCTTGGTGTAGAAAAGCTGAGTTGGAGTGATGTCGATGCTCCTGTTGGAAAATCGGGTGGCAAAGTGACGTATGATGAAGCTGCGATTAATATTGTCGAACAGTTCGCGAAGTTCAGTCCCAAGCTTTCAAAATTTGCTGAAATGGCGTTTGAGAAGCGCTGGATCGAAGCTGAAGACCGTCCTGGTAAGCGTCCAGGTGGCTTCTGTACATCTCTGCCGCTGAGCAAAGCGACGCGGATCTTCATGACATTCTCTGGGACTCCATCAAATGTTTCGACACTCGCTCACGAGTTAGGACATGGATACCACCAGCACATCATGGAAGAGTTGCCTGCGCTGAATCAGCGTTACGCGATGAATGTAGCGGAGACGGCGTCTACTTTTGCTGAGTTGATCGTTGCAGATGCACTTGTTCAGGCGGCGACGGATGAGCAAGAGAAGTTGGCTTTGCTGGAAGATAAAATTCAACGCAGTGTAGCCTTCTTTATGAATATTCACGCTCGCTTCTTATTCGAAAATCGTTTTTACGAGCAACGTAAAAAGGGACTTGTTAGTGCTGATGAACTGTCCAAATTAATGGTTGATGCTCAGCAAGAAGCATTCTGTGGTGTGTTGGCATCCGATCATCCGCATTTCTGGGCATCGAAGCTGCATTTCTATCTGACAGGTGTACCTTTCTATAACTTCCCGTACACGTTTGGTTATATGTTCAGTGCAGGAATTTATGCTAGAGCACAGCAAGAGGGAACAGCCTTTGCGGATAAATATGATGACTTGCTGAGAGATACGGGTCGGATGACGGTAGAACAGTTGGCACATAAACATCTGGGAACAGACCTAACCCAGCCTGAATTCTGGCAAAATGCCGCCAATTTAGTTGTTGCTGATATTGAACAGTTCCTTGAGATGACGGAAAATCACCA
- a CDS encoding DUF2225 domain-containing protein, which translates to MELEPLYKVKITCHYCENEFETSRVRPSLKRPYRTDSDFCAYYKLENPDFYVVRICPECGFASTENSTERLSDTQRQNFKNQIGNRWEKRDYSGARTIDQALATYKLGLLCAQVIQEKDRVVAGLLHHIAWLYRYREDHEQERRFLEFSLDSYVRVFEREGTGGNEARLLYLLGELNRRIGRFHEAVKWFGRVIQDKRITDAAMIRASREQWALLREQMISGKMELPEEMIETEKGATKRSPI; encoded by the coding sequence GTGGAACTAGAACCGCTGTATAAGGTGAAAATAACATGTCATTATTGTGAAAATGAGTTTGAAACTTCACGGGTAAGACCTAGTTTGAAGAGACCTTACCGAACCGATTCCGACTTCTGCGCCTATTACAAACTAGAGAACCCGGACTTTTACGTTGTGCGCATCTGTCCTGAATGTGGATTTGCTTCGACAGAGAATTCAACGGAACGACTAAGTGATACACAGCGGCAAAACTTCAAAAATCAAATCGGTAATCGTTGGGAAAAACGAGATTATAGCGGGGCACGGACGATTGATCAAGCACTTGCAACGTATAAGCTTGGGTTGTTGTGTGCGCAAGTGATCCAAGAGAAGGATCGTGTCGTTGCAGGTTTACTTCATCATATTGCCTGGTTGTACCGCTACCGAGAGGATCATGAGCAGGAACGTCGATTTCTTGAGTTTAGTTTAGACTCGTATGTGAGGGTGTTTGAGCGGGAAGGCACAGGTGGAAATGAAGCCAGATTGCTCTATTTGCTGGGGGAATTAAATCGTAGGATAGGTCGCTTCCATGAGGCGGTCAAATGGTTTGGAAGAGTCATTCAGGACAAGCGTATTACAGACGCAGCCATGATTCGTGCTTCAAGAGAACAATGGGCCTTACTGCGGGAACAGATGATTTCTGGCAAAATGGAGCTGCCTGAAGAGATGATTGAAACCGAAAAAGGGGCTACTAAGCGTAGCCCCATCTAA